A section of the Rhodococcus sp. 4CII genome encodes:
- a CDS encoding aldehyde dehydrogenase family protein, whose amino-acid sequence MSTATTADALDVRNPADGRLVATVPVDDRETVNGIAADLRRAQVGWAEAGPRHRARWLHRWRDWILAHTDELTDLLQAETGKVRPDALVETAASCEFITYYANHAEKFLAGEQVRSSGLLSLPKRLSKTYHPYPVVGLITPWNFPITLFLMDAAPALAAGCAVLAKSSEETPLTCARVVEGWHEIGAPPVLAHVVGAGEAGAAVVDAADFVQFTGSTATGRAVAIRCAEHLKPVSLELGGKDPAIVLEDADLARAVEGIAWGGLFNAGQVCISVERVYVVSEIYDEFVARLTHRVRSLTQGAAAGDDVGAMVTARQVEIADRHVSQAVAAGARVLAGGTRSAVGNYYAPTVLVGVDHTMACMTEETFGPTIPVMRAADEDEAIRLANDSAYGLSATVWTRDHARAQRIARRLDAGAVNINDVFSNLFATTLPHSGWKASGIGARLGGAYGLHKYCRVQAVTEPRIPVLARELTWYPYTSRRAAIAGRVLRAAAGRGLRQRLGLNKEHSK is encoded by the coding sequence ATGAGCACGGCGACCACAGCGGACGCCTTGGACGTGCGTAACCCGGCCGACGGCCGGCTGGTCGCAACCGTCCCCGTCGATGATCGCGAGACCGTGAACGGCATCGCGGCTGACCTCCGCCGCGCTCAGGTCGGGTGGGCCGAAGCAGGCCCGCGGCACCGCGCCAGATGGTTGCATCGCTGGCGGGACTGGATCCTGGCTCACACCGACGAGCTCACCGACCTGCTGCAAGCCGAAACGGGCAAGGTGCGCCCTGACGCCCTGGTGGAGACGGCAGCATCGTGTGAGTTCATCACCTACTACGCCAACCATGCCGAGAAGTTTCTCGCTGGCGAGCAGGTCAGGTCCTCGGGTCTGCTGAGTCTGCCGAAGCGGCTGTCCAAGACCTACCACCCGTACCCGGTTGTCGGGCTCATCACGCCGTGGAACTTCCCGATCACCCTCTTCCTCATGGATGCAGCGCCCGCGTTGGCTGCCGGATGCGCGGTCCTGGCGAAGTCCTCGGAGGAGACGCCACTGACGTGTGCGCGGGTCGTGGAGGGCTGGCACGAGATCGGCGCCCCTCCGGTTCTGGCGCATGTTGTGGGTGCTGGCGAAGCGGGTGCGGCGGTGGTGGACGCCGCTGACTTCGTGCAGTTCACCGGCTCGACAGCCACCGGGCGGGCGGTCGCGATCCGCTGTGCCGAGCACTTGAAGCCGGTGAGCCTGGAGCTGGGCGGCAAGGATCCGGCGATCGTGCTGGAGGACGCCGACCTTGCTCGTGCGGTGGAGGGGATCGCGTGGGGCGGTCTGTTCAACGCGGGGCAGGTCTGCATCTCCGTCGAGCGGGTGTATGTGGTCTCTGAGATCTACGACGAGTTCGTGGCCCGGCTGACGCACCGGGTGCGGTCCCTGACCCAGGGTGCGGCGGCAGGTGACGACGTGGGTGCGATGGTCACTGCGAGGCAGGTCGAGATCGCCGATCGCCACGTCAGCCAGGCAGTGGCGGCGGGTGCGCGGGTCCTGGCCGGCGGAACCCGGAGTGCGGTCGGGAACTACTACGCTCCGACCGTCCTGGTCGGCGTCGACCACACGATGGCCTGCATGACCGAGGAGACCTTCGGCCCCACGATCCCGGTGATGCGGGCCGCGGATGAGGACGAGGCCATCCGCCTGGCCAACGACTCGGCGTACGGCCTGTCTGCGACGGTGTGGACCCGCGACCATGCTCGTGCGCAGCGCATCGCGCGACGGCTGGATGCGGGTGCGGTCAACATCAACGACGTCTTCAGCAACCTCTTCGCCACCACACTGCCGCACAGTGGATGGAAGGCCTCAGGTATCGGTGCGCGGCTCGGCGGCGCCTACGGGCTGCACAAGTACTGCCGGGTCCAGGCGGTGACCGAGCCGCGGATCCCTGTCCTGGCACGAGAACTCACGTGGTACCCGTACACCTCCCGGCGTGCGGCCATCGCCGGAAGAGTGTTGCGCGCGGCAGCCGGTCGCGGCCTGCGGCAACGCCTCGGCCTGAACAAGGAGCACAGCAAGTGA
- a CDS encoding transglutaminase-like domain-containing protein, whose translation MNQAPVAYLGATDFLDIEHESVRAFTAAAVGDASTDRDKAKRLFAAVRDQIWYDPYTVSDDPAHYRASFVLETGRAYCVPKAVLLTAVCRAAGIPALLGFADVRNHLQTEALRALMGGTDLFVYHGYSHLYIDGRWLKATPAFNTELCARFGVPPVDFDGERDALLHAFTADGAQHMEYVRERGVFDDLPLNAILTELRHTYGPLIFKCAHVIADAFTDTPASRAQPDGISRGPHSPLEAR comes from the coding sequence ATGAATCAGGCACCGGTGGCGTACTTGGGGGCGACCGACTTCCTCGACATCGAGCACGAGTCCGTCCGGGCGTTCACCGCCGCCGCGGTTGGGGATGCGAGCACCGACCGGGACAAGGCGAAGCGCCTCTTCGCCGCCGTCCGCGACCAGATCTGGTACGACCCCTACACGGTGTCGGACGATCCCGCCCATTATCGAGCGAGCTTCGTCCTCGAGACCGGGCGCGCCTATTGCGTCCCGAAGGCGGTGCTCTTGACCGCGGTGTGCCGTGCGGCAGGGATTCCGGCGCTGCTGGGCTTTGCCGACGTCCGAAATCATTTGCAGACCGAAGCGTTGCGAGCGCTCATGGGCGGCACAGACCTGTTCGTCTATCACGGCTACAGCCATCTCTACATCGACGGCCGGTGGTTGAAGGCGACGCCGGCGTTCAACACCGAGTTGTGTGCGCGTTTCGGTGTGCCGCCGGTGGATTTCGACGGCGAGCGCGACGCCCTCCTGCACGCCTTCACCGCCGACGGAGCCCAGCATATGGAGTACGTCCGCGAGCGCGGCGTCTTCGACGACCTGCCTTTGAACGCGATCCTGACCGAGCTTCGGCACACCTATGGACCGCTGATCTTTAAGTGCGCTCACGTGATCGCTGACGCTTTCACCGACACACCCGCCAGCCGCGCCCAGCCCGACGGGATCTCCCGCGGGCCCCACTCACCCCTGGAGGCCCGATGA
- a CDS encoding cytochrome P450, with the protein MTNVIHLPLAKGRERLSSVLMVPLPSRVDAALLGASDRWPVRELAPPPAGSGLEPVLGTAGLPLLGHTLDYIRFGSNFSRARYQRLGPVSWMGAFGTKIVAVAGPDATQEVLTAKAKSFSQDGWTYLIDAFFHRGLMLMSFDEHRMHRRIMQEAFTRDRLAGYVDQLGPTLETSIPGWTAGQSTRIYPLLKALTLDVATKVFMAGRGGSEDTDAINDAFVATVRAASSLIRFPLPGTRWRAGVRGRALLEDYFTRHLPAARSGQGGDLFAGLCHARTADGEAFTDEDVVSHMIFLMMAAHDTSTITTTAAAYFLAKHPAWQERARAESDQLGGRRPDIDDLDSLGTLDLVIKETLRLVAPVPIVMRKTVENVEIAGHHIPANTLVAVAPSVNHFDESCWTDPDTFDPDRFSEPRREDQNHRLGWIPFGGGVHKCIGLHFGTLEVKAILHHMLRTYTWTVPDQYEARWDNTSLPIPVDGLPITLERR; encoded by the coding sequence GTGACGAACGTCATCCATCTCCCGCTGGCGAAGGGTCGTGAGCGGCTCTCGTCGGTCCTCATGGTGCCACTGCCGAGTCGGGTCGACGCGGCCCTGCTAGGGGCCAGTGACCGGTGGCCTGTCCGTGAGCTCGCCCCGCCCCCGGCGGGGTCGGGCCTCGAGCCGGTCCTAGGGACCGCCGGCTTGCCTCTGCTCGGTCACACCCTGGACTACATCCGGTTCGGCTCTAACTTCTCCCGGGCCAGGTACCAGCGGTTAGGACCTGTCTCGTGGATGGGCGCCTTCGGCACGAAAATAGTGGCGGTGGCCGGCCCGGATGCCACACAGGAGGTGCTGACGGCCAAGGCGAAGTCGTTCTCCCAGGACGGGTGGACCTATCTCATCGATGCCTTTTTTCACCGGGGCCTGATGTTGATGAGCTTCGACGAACACAGGATGCATCGGCGGATCATGCAGGAGGCGTTCACCCGTGACCGGCTCGCCGGCTACGTCGACCAGCTCGGCCCGACGCTGGAGACCAGCATCCCCGGGTGGACAGCGGGCCAATCCACGCGCATCTACCCGCTGCTGAAGGCCCTGACTCTCGACGTCGCAACGAAGGTCTTCATGGCAGGTCGGGGGGGAAGCGAGGACACCGACGCCATCAACGACGCCTTCGTGGCCACCGTGCGTGCAGCCAGCTCGCTCATCCGTTTCCCGCTGCCGGGGACTCGTTGGCGAGCCGGAGTCCGTGGGCGCGCGCTCTTGGAGGACTACTTCACCCGGCACCTGCCGGCGGCTCGAAGTGGCCAGGGAGGCGACCTCTTTGCGGGGCTGTGCCATGCGCGCACGGCCGACGGTGAGGCGTTCACCGATGAGGACGTCGTCAGCCACATGATCTTCTTGATGATGGCGGCCCACGACACATCGACCATCACCACCACCGCTGCCGCCTACTTCCTCGCCAAGCACCCGGCCTGGCAGGAACGGGCGCGGGCCGAGTCCGACCAACTCGGTGGACGCCGCCCGGACATCGACGACCTGGACTCGCTGGGGACTCTCGACCTGGTGATCAAGGAGACGCTGCGTCTAGTGGCGCCCGTGCCGATCGTGATGCGCAAGACGGTCGAGAACGTGGAGATTGCCGGACACCACATCCCGGCGAACACCCTGGTGGCCGTGGCTCCGTCGGTGAACCACTTCGACGAGTCGTGCTGGACCGACCCCGACACCTTTGACCCTGACCGCTTCAGCGAACCGCGGCGTGAGGACCAGAATCACCGCCTCGGGTGGATCCCCTTCGGAGGAGGGGTACACAAGTGCATCGGTCTGCACTTCGGCACCCTCGAGGTCAAGGCGATTCTGCACCACATGCTGCGCACCTACACCTGGACGGTCCCCGACCAGTATGAAGCGAGGTGGGACAACACCTCGCTCCCCATTCCGGTCGACGGGTTGCCGATCACCCTGGAGCGCAGATGA
- a CDS encoding NAD(P)/FAD-dependent oxidoreductase: protein MTLQRAVIVGASHAGAQLAAGLRQEGWTGEIVLIGEESALPYQRPPLSKAYLAGKSTLGELAIRSAEFYSKQGIQLLEATVEAIDRSAGHLSLSTGDALPYDKLALCTGARPRRLPTPGADLAGVYYLRTAADVEKIREATSPGRRAVIVGGGYIGLETAASLRALGLEVTVLEATGRVLERVTAPEVSAFFDRIHREEGVNIRTGARVEALSGDGRVREVILASGESIPADLVIVGIGVEPNTELAAAAGLVVDNGVVIDDQTRTSDPDIVAAGDCASHDMARYGRRIRLESVPSAGEQAKVAAATVCGKSKKIAALPWFWSDQYDLKLQIAGLNTGYDEVVLRGDPTRDRDFTCFYLRAGELIAADCIKRPRDFMFSKRVITQQLPIDRAELVLAGSA, encoded by the coding sequence ATGACCTTGCAGCGAGCGGTCATCGTCGGGGCCAGCCATGCCGGGGCCCAACTCGCAGCCGGCCTGCGCCAGGAAGGGTGGACCGGTGAGATCGTCCTCATCGGCGAGGAGTCGGCGCTGCCCTACCAACGCCCTCCGCTGTCGAAGGCATACCTGGCCGGGAAGAGCACACTCGGCGAGCTCGCGATCCGCAGCGCCGAGTTCTACAGCAAGCAGGGAATCCAACTCCTGGAGGCGACGGTGGAGGCGATCGACCGCTCGGCTGGTCACCTCTCACTGAGCACCGGCGACGCACTGCCCTACGACAAGCTCGCGCTGTGCACTGGCGCCCGCCCTCGTCGGCTCCCCACCCCGGGAGCCGACCTGGCCGGAGTCTACTACCTACGCACCGCCGCGGACGTCGAGAAGATCCGAGAGGCCACCAGCCCCGGGCGTCGGGCCGTGATCGTCGGCGGCGGCTACATCGGACTGGAGACGGCCGCCTCGTTGCGTGCACTGGGTCTGGAGGTCACCGTGCTCGAGGCGACCGGGCGCGTCCTCGAGCGGGTCACCGCCCCGGAGGTATCGGCGTTCTTCGACCGGATCCACCGGGAGGAGGGCGTGAACATCCGGACGGGCGCGCGGGTCGAGGCTCTGTCCGGCGACGGCAGGGTCCGCGAAGTGATCCTGGCCAGTGGCGAATCAATTCCCGCCGACCTCGTCATTGTCGGCATCGGCGTTGAGCCGAACACCGAGCTCGCCGCCGCCGCCGGTCTGGTCGTCGACAACGGCGTCGTGATCGACGACCAGACCCGGACCAGCGACCCCGACATCGTCGCCGCCGGGGACTGCGCCAGTCACGACATGGCCCGTTACGGCCGTCGCATACGCCTGGAGTCCGTGCCGAGCGCGGGCGAGCAGGCCAAGGTCGCCGCCGCGACCGTCTGCGGGAAGTCCAAGAAGATAGCGGCGCTTCCATGGTTCTGGTCAGATCAATACGATCTCAAGCTCCAGATCGCCGGTCTCAACACCGGGTACGACGAAGTCGTCCTCCGCGGCGACCCCACCCGGGACCGCGACTTCACCTGCTTCTACCTCCGTGCCGGCGAGCTCATTGCCGCCGACTGCATCAAACGCCCCCGCGACTTCATGTTCAGCAAGCGGGTCATCACGCAGCAACTCCCCATTGACCGGGCCGAATTGGTGCTCGCCGGCTCGGCCTGA